The following coding sequences lie in one Mus musculus strain C57BL/6J chromosome 11, GRCm38.p6 C57BL/6J genomic window:
- the Camta2 gene encoding calmodulin-binding transcription activator 2 isoform 1 (isoform 1 is encoded by transcript variant 1), translating to MNTKDTTEVAENSHHLKIFLPKKLLECLPRCPLLPPERLRWNTNEEIASYLITFEKHDEWLSCAPKTRPQNGSIILYNRKKVKYRKDGYLWKKRKDGKTTREDHMKLKVQGMEPVSWQCLYGCYVHSSIVPTFHRRCYWLLQNPDIVLVHYLNVPALEDCGKGCSPIFCSISSDRREWLKWSREELLGQLKPMFHGIKWSCGNGAEEFSVEQLVQQILDTHPTKPAPRTHACLCSGGLGSGSLTHKCSSTKHRIISPKVEPRALALASISHSKPPEPPPLIAPLPPELPKAHTSPSSSSSSSSSSGFAEPLEIRPSPPTSRGGSSRGGTAILLLTGLEQRAGGLTPTRHLAPQAEPRPPVSLAVVVGSEPSAPPAPPSPAFDPDRFLNSPQRGQTYGGGQGVNPDFPEAEGTHTPCPALEPAAALEPQAAARGLAPQLGANGRRGNKFFIQDDDSGEELKGPGTVPPVPSSPPSSPSSPTALPPSGRATRGEALFGGSAGSSSELEPFSLSSFPDLMGELISDEAPGVPAPAPQLSPALNAITDFSPEWSYPEGGVKVLITGPWTEAAEHYSCVFDHIAVPASLVQPGVLRCYCPAHEVGLVSLQVAGREGPLSASVLFEYRARRFLSLPSTQLDWLSLDDSQFRMSILERLEQMEKRMAEIAAAGQAPGQGPEAPPIQDEGQGPGFEARVVVLVESMIPRSTWRGPERLIHGSPFRGMSLLHLAAAQGYARLIETLSQWRSVETGSLDLEQEVDPLNVDHFSCTPLMWACALGHLEAAVLLFCWNRQALSIPDSLGRLPLSVAHSRGHVRLARCLEELQRQELSVEHPLALSPPSSSPDTGLSSASSPSELSDGTFSVTSAYSSAPDGSPPPAPPLASDISMEMIPGQLSCGAPETPLLLMDYEATNSKEPAPSPCGPPLAQDNGAAPEDADSPPAVDVIPVDMISLAKQIIDATPERIKREDFSEFPDAGASPREHTGTVGLSETMSWLASYLENVDHFPSSAPPSELPFERGRLAIPPAPSWAEFLSASTSGKMESDFALLTLSDHEQRELYEAARVIQTAFRKYKGRRLKEQQEVAAAVIQRCYRKYKQLTWIALKFALYKKMTQAAILIQSKFRSYYEQKRFQQSRRAAVLIQQHYRSYRRRPGPPHRPSGPLPARNKGTFLTKKQDQAARKIMRFLRRCRHRMRELKQNQELEGLPQPGLAT from the exons GAGATTGCATCCTACCTGATCACCTTTGAGAAACACGATGAGTGGCTGTCTTGTGCCCCAAAGACAAG GCCTCAGAATGGCTCCATTATCCTCTACAATCGTAAGAAGGTGAAATACCGGAAGGATGGTTACCTTTGGAAGAAACGGAAGGATGGGAAGACTACCCGAgaggaccacatgaaactcaaggtcCAGGGCATGGAG cctgtcTCCTGGCAGTGTCTCTATGGCTGCTACGTTCACTCTTCCATCGTCCCCACATTCCACCGGCGCTGCTATTGGCTGCTCCAG AACCCCGACATCGTCCTTGTGCACTACCTGAACGTCCCAGCCCTGGAGGATTGTGGAAAGGGCTGTAGCCCCATCTTTTGTTCCATCAGTAGCGACCGTCGAGAATGGCTGAAGTGGTCACGTGAGGAGCTCTTGGGACAGCTGAAGCCCATGT TTCATGGCATCAAGTGGAGCTGtgggaatggggcagaggaaTTCTCCGTGGAACAGTTGGTGCAACAGATCTTGGACACCCACCCAACCAAGCCAGCACCCAGAACTCATGCTTGTCTCTGCAGTGGGGGCCTTG GTTCCGGGAGCCTTACCCACAAATGCAGTAGCACGAAACACCGCATCATCTCTCCCAAAGTGGAGCCCCGAGCTTTAGCCCTGGCTTCTATATCCCACTCCAAGCCCCCCGAACCCCCACCACTGATAGCTCCACTTCCTCCAGAGCTCCCCAAGGCACACacctccccatcttcctcctcttcttcctcctcctcctcaggatTTGCAGAACCCCTAGAAATCAGGCCTAGCCCTCCTACCTCTCGAGGGGGTTCATCAAGAGGAGGCACTGCTATCCTCCTCCTAACAGGACTAGAGCAGCGCGCTGGGGGCCTGACACCCACCAGGCACTTGGCTCCGCAGGCTGAGCCTAGACCTCCTGTGAGCTTGGCCGTGGTTGTAGGTTCTGAGCCTTCTGCCCCACCGGCTCCTCCCAGCCCTGCCTTTGACCCTGATCGTTTTCTCAACAGCCCCCAAAGGGGCCAGACATACGGAGGGGGCCAAGGAGTAAACCCAGACTTCCCCGAGGCAGAGGGCACTCACACTCCCTGTCCTGCCCTGGAACCTGCAGCTGCCCTGGAGCCCCAGGCGGCTGCTCGAGGTCTCGCTCCACAGTTGGGAGCAAACGGGAGAAGAGGAAACAAATTCTTTATCCAAGATGATGATAGTGGGGAGGAACTCAAGGGTCCGGGAACGGTGCCGCCGGTACCTTCATCCCCTCCTTCATCCCCGTCCTCCCCAACCGCCTTGCCGCCATCAGGCAGGGCAACGAGAGGAGAAGCCTTGTTCGGAGGCTCTGCTGGCAGCAGCAGCGAGCTCGAGCCCTTCAGTCTTTCGTCATTCCCAGACCTCATGGGAGAACTCATCAGTGATGAAGCTCCAGGtgtccctgcccccgccccccagctcTCTCCTGCGCTAAATGCCATCACAGACTTCTCCCCAGAGTGGTCCTACCCAGAG GGCGGGGTCAAGGTGCTCATCACAGGCCCTTGGACAGAGGCCGCAGAGCATTACTCCTGTGTCTTCGATCACATCGCAGTGCCAGCCTCCCTGGTCCAGCCTGGTGTCTTACGCTGCTACTGTCCTG CCCATGAGGTAGGGCTGGTGTCTTTGCAGGTGGCGGGGCGAGAGggccccctctctgcctctgtgctctTTGAGTATCGAGCCCGCCGGTTCCTGTCTCTGCCTAGTACACAGCTCGACTGGTTGTCACTGGATG ACAGCCAGTTCCGGATGTCCATCCTGGAGCGGCTGGAGCAGATGGAGAAGCGGATGGCAGAGATTGCGGCAGCTGGGCAGGCTCCTGGTCAGGGCCCAGAGGCTCCTCCAATTCAG GATGAAGGCCAGGGCCCTGGCTTCGAGGCACGGGTGGTGGTCTTGGTAGAGAGCATGATCCCGCGGTCCACTTGGAGGGGTCCTGAACGGCTGATCCATGGAAGTCCCTTCCGGGGCATGAGCCTCCTACATCTGGCTGCTGCACAGGGCTACGCTCGGCTCATCGAGACTCTGAGCCAGTGGAG GAGTGTGGAAACAGGAAGCTTGGACTTAGAGCAAGAGGTTGACCCGCTCAATGTGGACCATTTCTCTTGCACCCCTCTG ATGTGGGCCTGTGCTCTGGGACACTTAGAAGCTGCTGTGCTTCTTTTCTGTTGGAACCGACAAGCACTGAGCATTCCGGACTCTCTGGGCCGACTCCCCCTGTCTGTGGCTCATTCTCGTGGTCACGTGCGCCTTGCCCGCTGCCTTGAGGAACTGCAGAGACAGGAGCTTTCAGTTGAGCACCCACTCGCTCTATCCCCACCATCCTCTAGCCCAGACACTG GCCTGAGCAGCGCCTCGTCACCCTCCGAGCTGTCAGATGGCACTTTCTCTGTGACATCAGCCTACTCAAGTGCCCCAGATGGCagtcctccccctgctcctccgcTGGCCTCTGACATTTCTATGGAGATGATCCCAGGCCAGCTTTCTTGTGGTGCCCCTGAGACACCCTTACTCCTCATGGACTATGAAGCCACTAACTCCAAAGAACCTGCTCCCTCCCCGTGCGGCCCCCCACTAGCCCAGGACAATGGGGCTGCTCCAGAGGATGCTGACAGCCCACCAGCTGTGGATGTGATCCCG GTGGACATGATCTCACTGGCCAAGCAGATCATCGACGCCACACCAGAGCGGATTAAACGAGAGGACTTCTCAGAGTTCCCTGACGCTGGAGCCTCACCACGGGAGCACACAGGCACCGTGGGGCTCAGTGAGACCATGTCCTGGCTGGCCAGTTACCTGGAGAATGTGGATCATTTCCCCAGCTCAGCTCCTCCCAG TGAGCTGCCCTTTGAACGAGGTCGCCTCGCTATCCCCCCTGCACCTTCCTGGGCAGAGTTCCTCTCTGCATCTACCAGTGGCAAGATGGAAAGTGATTTTGCCCTGCTGACTCTCTCAGATCACGAGCAGCGGGAGCTGTATGAGGCAGCACGAGTCATCCAGACAGCTTTCCGAAAGTACAAG GGTCGGAGGCTGAAGGAGCAGCAGGAGGTAGCCGCAGCGGTGATCCAACGTTGTTATCGGAAGTACAAGCAG CTGACCTGGATTGCACTTAAG TTTGCACTCTATAAGAAAATGACTCAGGCGGCCATCCTGATTCAGAGCAAGTTCCGAAGCTACTATGAACAGAAGCGGTTTCAGCAGAGCCGCCGAGCAGCGGTGCTTATCCAGCAGCACTACCGCTCCTACCGCCGCAGGCCGGGGCCTCCTCACCGGCCCTCAGGCCCCCTTCCTGCTCGAAACAA GGGCACCTTTCTCACCAAGAAGCAAGACCAGGCAGCCCGGAAAATAATGAGGTTCCTGCGGCGCTGCCGACACAG AATgagggaactgaagcagaaccaGGAGCTGGAGGGGCTGCCCCAGCCAGGACTGGCCACCTGA
- the Camta2 gene encoding calmodulin-binding transcription activator 2 isoform 5 (isoform 5 is encoded by transcript variant 5), whose product MGFHPLSIPGHLAEPAQRASSSSHLFLKRAEAQAGARAVEGICTDSPSPRPLRPGVTWPPGTFTMNTKDTTEVAENSHHLKIFLPKKLLECLPRCPLLPPERLRWNTNEEIASYLITFEKHDEWLSCAPKTRPQNGSIILYNRKKVKYRKDGYLWKKRKDGKTTREDHMKLKVQGMENPDIVLVHYLNVPALEDCGKGCSPIFCSISSDRREWLKWSREELLGQLKPMFHGIKWSCGNGAEEFSVEQLVQQILDTHPTKPAPRTHACLCSGGLGSGSLTHKCSSTKHRIISPKVEPRALALASISHSKPPEPPPLIAPLPPELPKAHTSPSSSSSSSSSSGFAEPLEIRPSPPTSRGGSSRGGTAILLLTGLEQRAGGLTPTRHLAPQAEPRPPVSLAVVVGSEPSAPPAPPSPAFDPDRFLNSPQRGQTYGGGQGVNPDFPEAEGTHTPCPALEPAAALEPQAAARGLAPQLGANGRRGNKFFIQDDDSGEELKGPGTVPPVPSSPPSSPSSPTALPPSGRATRGEALFGGSAGSSSELEPFSLSSFPDLMGELISDEAPGVPAPAPQLSPALNAITDFSPEWSYPEGGVKVLITGPWTEAAEHYSCVFDHIAVPASLVQPGVLRCYCPAHEVGLVSLQVAGREGPLSASVLFEYRARRFLSLPSTQLDWLSLDDSQFRMSILERLEQMEKRMAEIAAAGQAPGQGPEAPPIQDEGQGPGFEARVVVLVESMIPRSTWRGPERLIHGSPFRGMSLLHLAAAQGYARLIETLSQWRSVETGSLDLEQEVDPLNVDHFSCTPLMWACALGHLEAAVLLFCWNRQALSIPDSLGRLPLSVAHSRGHVRLARCLEELQRQELSVEHPLALSPPSSSPDTGLSSASSPSELSDGTFSVTSAYSSAPDGSPPPAPPLASDISMEMIPGQLSCGAPETPLLLMDYEATNSKEPAPSPCGPPLAQDNGAAPEDADSPPAVDVIPVDMISLAKQIIDATPERIKREDFSEFPDAGASPREHTGTVGLSETMSWLASYLENVDHFPSSAPPSELPFERGRLAIPPAPSWAEFLSASTSGKMESDFALLTLSDHEQRELYEAARVIQTAFRKYKGRRLKEQQEVAAAVIQRCYRKYKQLTWIALKFALYKKMTQAAILIQSKFRSYYEQKRFQQSRRAAVLIQQHYRSYRRRPGPPHRPSGPLPARNKGTFLTKKQDQAARKIMRFLRRCRHRMRELKQNQELEGLPQPGLAT is encoded by the exons GAGATTGCATCCTACCTGATCACCTTTGAGAAACACGATGAGTGGCTGTCTTGTGCCCCAAAGACAAG GCCTCAGAATGGCTCCATTATCCTCTACAATCGTAAGAAGGTGAAATACCGGAAGGATGGTTACCTTTGGAAGAAACGGAAGGATGGGAAGACTACCCGAgaggaccacatgaaactcaaggtcCAGGGCATGGAG AACCCCGACATCGTCCTTGTGCACTACCTGAACGTCCCAGCCCTGGAGGATTGTGGAAAGGGCTGTAGCCCCATCTTTTGTTCCATCAGTAGCGACCGTCGAGAATGGCTGAAGTGGTCACGTGAGGAGCTCTTGGGACAGCTGAAGCCCATGT TTCATGGCATCAAGTGGAGCTGtgggaatggggcagaggaaTTCTCCGTGGAACAGTTGGTGCAACAGATCTTGGACACCCACCCAACCAAGCCAGCACCCAGAACTCATGCTTGTCTCTGCAGTGGGGGCCTTG GTTCCGGGAGCCTTACCCACAAATGCAGTAGCACGAAACACCGCATCATCTCTCCCAAAGTGGAGCCCCGAGCTTTAGCCCTGGCTTCTATATCCCACTCCAAGCCCCCCGAACCCCCACCACTGATAGCTCCACTTCCTCCAGAGCTCCCCAAGGCACACacctccccatcttcctcctcttcttcctcctcctcctcaggatTTGCAGAACCCCTAGAAATCAGGCCTAGCCCTCCTACCTCTCGAGGGGGTTCATCAAGAGGAGGCACTGCTATCCTCCTCCTAACAGGACTAGAGCAGCGCGCTGGGGGCCTGACACCCACCAGGCACTTGGCTCCGCAGGCTGAGCCTAGACCTCCTGTGAGCTTGGCCGTGGTTGTAGGTTCTGAGCCTTCTGCCCCACCGGCTCCTCCCAGCCCTGCCTTTGACCCTGATCGTTTTCTCAACAGCCCCCAAAGGGGCCAGACATACGGAGGGGGCCAAGGAGTAAACCCAGACTTCCCCGAGGCAGAGGGCACTCACACTCCCTGTCCTGCCCTGGAACCTGCAGCTGCCCTGGAGCCCCAGGCGGCTGCTCGAGGTCTCGCTCCACAGTTGGGAGCAAACGGGAGAAGAGGAAACAAATTCTTTATCCAAGATGATGATAGTGGGGAGGAACTCAAGGGTCCGGGAACGGTGCCGCCGGTACCTTCATCCCCTCCTTCATCCCCGTCCTCCCCAACCGCCTTGCCGCCATCAGGCAGGGCAACGAGAGGAGAAGCCTTGTTCGGAGGCTCTGCTGGCAGCAGCAGCGAGCTCGAGCCCTTCAGTCTTTCGTCATTCCCAGACCTCATGGGAGAACTCATCAGTGATGAAGCTCCAGGtgtccctgcccccgccccccagctcTCTCCTGCGCTAAATGCCATCACAGACTTCTCCCCAGAGTGGTCCTACCCAGAG GGCGGGGTCAAGGTGCTCATCACAGGCCCTTGGACAGAGGCCGCAGAGCATTACTCCTGTGTCTTCGATCACATCGCAGTGCCAGCCTCCCTGGTCCAGCCTGGTGTCTTACGCTGCTACTGTCCTG CCCATGAGGTAGGGCTGGTGTCTTTGCAGGTGGCGGGGCGAGAGggccccctctctgcctctgtgctctTTGAGTATCGAGCCCGCCGGTTCCTGTCTCTGCCTAGTACACAGCTCGACTGGTTGTCACTGGATG ACAGCCAGTTCCGGATGTCCATCCTGGAGCGGCTGGAGCAGATGGAGAAGCGGATGGCAGAGATTGCGGCAGCTGGGCAGGCTCCTGGTCAGGGCCCAGAGGCTCCTCCAATTCAG GATGAAGGCCAGGGCCCTGGCTTCGAGGCACGGGTGGTGGTCTTGGTAGAGAGCATGATCCCGCGGTCCACTTGGAGGGGTCCTGAACGGCTGATCCATGGAAGTCCCTTCCGGGGCATGAGCCTCCTACATCTGGCTGCTGCACAGGGCTACGCTCGGCTCATCGAGACTCTGAGCCAGTGGAG GAGTGTGGAAACAGGAAGCTTGGACTTAGAGCAAGAGGTTGACCCGCTCAATGTGGACCATTTCTCTTGCACCCCTCTG ATGTGGGCCTGTGCTCTGGGACACTTAGAAGCTGCTGTGCTTCTTTTCTGTTGGAACCGACAAGCACTGAGCATTCCGGACTCTCTGGGCCGACTCCCCCTGTCTGTGGCTCATTCTCGTGGTCACGTGCGCCTTGCCCGCTGCCTTGAGGAACTGCAGAGACAGGAGCTTTCAGTTGAGCACCCACTCGCTCTATCCCCACCATCCTCTAGCCCAGACACTG GCCTGAGCAGCGCCTCGTCACCCTCCGAGCTGTCAGATGGCACTTTCTCTGTGACATCAGCCTACTCAAGTGCCCCAGATGGCagtcctccccctgctcctccgcTGGCCTCTGACATTTCTATGGAGATGATCCCAGGCCAGCTTTCTTGTGGTGCCCCTGAGACACCCTTACTCCTCATGGACTATGAAGCCACTAACTCCAAAGAACCTGCTCCCTCCCCGTGCGGCCCCCCACTAGCCCAGGACAATGGGGCTGCTCCAGAGGATGCTGACAGCCCACCAGCTGTGGATGTGATCCCG GTGGACATGATCTCACTGGCCAAGCAGATCATCGACGCCACACCAGAGCGGATTAAACGAGAGGACTTCTCAGAGTTCCCTGACGCTGGAGCCTCACCACGGGAGCACACAGGCACCGTGGGGCTCAGTGAGACCATGTCCTGGCTGGCCAGTTACCTGGAGAATGTGGATCATTTCCCCAGCTCAGCTCCTCCCAG TGAGCTGCCCTTTGAACGAGGTCGCCTCGCTATCCCCCCTGCACCTTCCTGGGCAGAGTTCCTCTCTGCATCTACCAGTGGCAAGATGGAAAGTGATTTTGCCCTGCTGACTCTCTCAGATCACGAGCAGCGGGAGCTGTATGAGGCAGCACGAGTCATCCAGACAGCTTTCCGAAAGTACAAG GGTCGGAGGCTGAAGGAGCAGCAGGAGGTAGCCGCAGCGGTGATCCAACGTTGTTATCGGAAGTACAAGCAG CTGACCTGGATTGCACTTAAG TTTGCACTCTATAAGAAAATGACTCAGGCGGCCATCCTGATTCAGAGCAAGTTCCGAAGCTACTATGAACAGAAGCGGTTTCAGCAGAGCCGCCGAGCAGCGGTGCTTATCCAGCAGCACTACCGCTCCTACCGCCGCAGGCCGGGGCCTCCTCACCGGCCCTCAGGCCCCCTTCCTGCTCGAAACAA GGGCACCTTTCTCACCAAGAAGCAAGACCAGGCAGCCCGGAAAATAATGAGGTTCCTGCGGCGCTGCCGACACAG AATgagggaactgaagcagaaccaGGAGCTGGAGGGGCTGCCCCAGCCAGGACTGGCCACCTGA
- the Camta2 gene encoding calmodulin-binding transcription activator 2 isoform X4: MGFHPLSIPGHLAEPAQRASSSSHLFLKRAEAQAGARAVEGICTDSPSPRPLRPGVTWPPGTFTMNTKDTTEVAENSHHLKIFLPKKLLECLPRCPLLPPERLRWNTNEEIASYLITFEKHDEWLSCAPKTRPQNGSIILYNRKKVKYRKDGYLWKKRKDGKTTREDHMKLKVQGMECLYGCYVHSSIVPTFHRRCYWLLQNPDIVLVHYLNVPALEDCGKGCSPIFCSISSDRREWLKWSREELLGQLKPMFHGIKWSCGNGAEEFSVEQLVQQILDTHPTKPAPRTHACLCSGGLGSGSLTHKCSSTKHRIISPKVEPRALALASISHSKPPEPPPLIAPLPPELPKAHTSPSSSSSSSSSSGFAEPLEIRPSPPTSRGGSSRGGTAILLLTGLEQRAGGLTPTRHLAPQAEPRPPVSLAVVVGSEPSAPPAPPSPAFDPDRFLNSPQRGQTYGGGQGVNPDFPEAEGTHTPCPALEPAAALEPQAAARGLAPQLGANGRRGNKFFIQDDDSGEELKGPGTVPPVPSSPPSSPSSPTALPPSGRATRGEALFGGSAGSSSELEPFSLSSFPDLMGELISDEAPGVPAPAPQLSPALNAITDFSPEWSYPEGGVKVLITGPWTEAAEHYSCVFDHIAVPASLVQPGVLRCYCPAHEVGLVSLQVAGREGPLSASVLFEYRARRFLSLPSTQLDWLSLDDSQFRMSILERLEQMEKRMAEIAAAGQAPGQGPEAPPIQDEGQGPGFEARVVVLVESMIPRSTWRGPERLIHGSPFRGMSLLHLAAAQGYARLIETLSQWRSVETGSLDLEQEVDPLNVDHFSCTPLMWACALGHLEAAVLLFCWNRQALSIPDSLGRLPLSVAHSRGHVRLARCLEELQRQELSVEHPLALSPPSSSPDTGLSSASSPSELSDGTFSVTSAYSSAPDGSPPPAPPLASDISMEMIPGQLSCGAPETPLLLMDYEATNSKEPAPSPCGPPLAQDNGAAPEDADSPPAVDVIPVDMISLAKQIIDATPERIKREDFSEFPDAGASPREHTGTVGLSETMSWLASYLENVDHFPSSAPPSELPFERGRLAIPPAPSWAEFLSASTSGKMESDFALLTLSDHEQRELYEAARVIQTAFRKYKGRRLKEQQEVAAAVIQRCYRKYKQFALYKKMTQAAILIQSKFRSYYEQKRFQQSRRAAVLIQQHYRSYRRRPGPPHRPSGPLPARNKGTFLTKKQDQAARKIMRFLRRCRHRMRELKQNQELEGLPQPGLAT, encoded by the exons GAGATTGCATCCTACCTGATCACCTTTGAGAAACACGATGAGTGGCTGTCTTGTGCCCCAAAGACAAG GCCTCAGAATGGCTCCATTATCCTCTACAATCGTAAGAAGGTGAAATACCGGAAGGATGGTTACCTTTGGAAGAAACGGAAGGATGGGAAGACTACCCGAgaggaccacatgaaactcaaggtcCAGGGCATGGAG TGTCTCTATGGCTGCTACGTTCACTCTTCCATCGTCCCCACATTCCACCGGCGCTGCTATTGGCTGCTCCAG AACCCCGACATCGTCCTTGTGCACTACCTGAACGTCCCAGCCCTGGAGGATTGTGGAAAGGGCTGTAGCCCCATCTTTTGTTCCATCAGTAGCGACCGTCGAGAATGGCTGAAGTGGTCACGTGAGGAGCTCTTGGGACAGCTGAAGCCCATGT TTCATGGCATCAAGTGGAGCTGtgggaatggggcagaggaaTTCTCCGTGGAACAGTTGGTGCAACAGATCTTGGACACCCACCCAACCAAGCCAGCACCCAGAACTCATGCTTGTCTCTGCAGTGGGGGCCTTG GTTCCGGGAGCCTTACCCACAAATGCAGTAGCACGAAACACCGCATCATCTCTCCCAAAGTGGAGCCCCGAGCTTTAGCCCTGGCTTCTATATCCCACTCCAAGCCCCCCGAACCCCCACCACTGATAGCTCCACTTCCTCCAGAGCTCCCCAAGGCACACacctccccatcttcctcctcttcttcctcctcctcctcaggatTTGCAGAACCCCTAGAAATCAGGCCTAGCCCTCCTACCTCTCGAGGGGGTTCATCAAGAGGAGGCACTGCTATCCTCCTCCTAACAGGACTAGAGCAGCGCGCTGGGGGCCTGACACCCACCAGGCACTTGGCTCCGCAGGCTGAGCCTAGACCTCCTGTGAGCTTGGCCGTGGTTGTAGGTTCTGAGCCTTCTGCCCCACCGGCTCCTCCCAGCCCTGCCTTTGACCCTGATCGTTTTCTCAACAGCCCCCAAAGGGGCCAGACATACGGAGGGGGCCAAGGAGTAAACCCAGACTTCCCCGAGGCAGAGGGCACTCACACTCCCTGTCCTGCCCTGGAACCTGCAGCTGCCCTGGAGCCCCAGGCGGCTGCTCGAGGTCTCGCTCCACAGTTGGGAGCAAACGGGAGAAGAGGAAACAAATTCTTTATCCAAGATGATGATAGTGGGGAGGAACTCAAGGGTCCGGGAACGGTGCCGCCGGTACCTTCATCCCCTCCTTCATCCCCGTCCTCCCCAACCGCCTTGCCGCCATCAGGCAGGGCAACGAGAGGAGAAGCCTTGTTCGGAGGCTCTGCTGGCAGCAGCAGCGAGCTCGAGCCCTTCAGTCTTTCGTCATTCCCAGACCTCATGGGAGAACTCATCAGTGATGAAGCTCCAGGtgtccctgcccccgccccccagctcTCTCCTGCGCTAAATGCCATCACAGACTTCTCCCCAGAGTGGTCCTACCCAGAG GGCGGGGTCAAGGTGCTCATCACAGGCCCTTGGACAGAGGCCGCAGAGCATTACTCCTGTGTCTTCGATCACATCGCAGTGCCAGCCTCCCTGGTCCAGCCTGGTGTCTTACGCTGCTACTGTCCTG CCCATGAGGTAGGGCTGGTGTCTTTGCAGGTGGCGGGGCGAGAGggccccctctctgcctctgtgctctTTGAGTATCGAGCCCGCCGGTTCCTGTCTCTGCCTAGTACACAGCTCGACTGGTTGTCACTGGATG ACAGCCAGTTCCGGATGTCCATCCTGGAGCGGCTGGAGCAGATGGAGAAGCGGATGGCAGAGATTGCGGCAGCTGGGCAGGCTCCTGGTCAGGGCCCAGAGGCTCCTCCAATTCAG GATGAAGGCCAGGGCCCTGGCTTCGAGGCACGGGTGGTGGTCTTGGTAGAGAGCATGATCCCGCGGTCCACTTGGAGGGGTCCTGAACGGCTGATCCATGGAAGTCCCTTCCGGGGCATGAGCCTCCTACATCTGGCTGCTGCACAGGGCTACGCTCGGCTCATCGAGACTCTGAGCCAGTGGAG GAGTGTGGAAACAGGAAGCTTGGACTTAGAGCAAGAGGTTGACCCGCTCAATGTGGACCATTTCTCTTGCACCCCTCTG ATGTGGGCCTGTGCTCTGGGACACTTAGAAGCTGCTGTGCTTCTTTTCTGTTGGAACCGACAAGCACTGAGCATTCCGGACTCTCTGGGCCGACTCCCCCTGTCTGTGGCTCATTCTCGTGGTCACGTGCGCCTTGCCCGCTGCCTTGAGGAACTGCAGAGACAGGAGCTTTCAGTTGAGCACCCACTCGCTCTATCCCCACCATCCTCTAGCCCAGACACTG GCCTGAGCAGCGCCTCGTCACCCTCCGAGCTGTCAGATGGCACTTTCTCTGTGACATCAGCCTACTCAAGTGCCCCAGATGGCagtcctccccctgctcctccgcTGGCCTCTGACATTTCTATGGAGATGATCCCAGGCCAGCTTTCTTGTGGTGCCCCTGAGACACCCTTACTCCTCATGGACTATGAAGCCACTAACTCCAAAGAACCTGCTCCCTCCCCGTGCGGCCCCCCACTAGCCCAGGACAATGGGGCTGCTCCAGAGGATGCTGACAGCCCACCAGCTGTGGATGTGATCCCG GTGGACATGATCTCACTGGCCAAGCAGATCATCGACGCCACACCAGAGCGGATTAAACGAGAGGACTTCTCAGAGTTCCCTGACGCTGGAGCCTCACCACGGGAGCACACAGGCACCGTGGGGCTCAGTGAGACCATGTCCTGGCTGGCCAGTTACCTGGAGAATGTGGATCATTTCCCCAGCTCAGCTCCTCCCAG TGAGCTGCCCTTTGAACGAGGTCGCCTCGCTATCCCCCCTGCACCTTCCTGGGCAGAGTTCCTCTCTGCATCTACCAGTGGCAAGATGGAAAGTGATTTTGCCCTGCTGACTCTCTCAGATCACGAGCAGCGGGAGCTGTATGAGGCAGCACGAGTCATCCAGACAGCTTTCCGAAAGTACAAG GGTCGGAGGCTGAAGGAGCAGCAGGAGGTAGCCGCAGCGGTGATCCAACGTTGTTATCGGAAGTACAAGCAG TTTGCACTCTATAAGAAAATGACTCAGGCGGCCATCCTGATTCAGAGCAAGTTCCGAAGCTACTATGAACAGAAGCGGTTTCAGCAGAGCCGCCGAGCAGCGGTGCTTATCCAGCAGCACTACCGCTCCTACCGCCGCAGGCCGGGGCCTCCTCACCGGCCCTCAGGCCCCCTTCCTGCTCGAAACAA GGGCACCTTTCTCACCAAGAAGCAAGACCAGGCAGCCCGGAAAATAATGAGGTTCCTGCGGCGCTGCCGACACAG AATgagggaactgaagcagaaccaGGAGCTGGAGGGGCTGCCCCAGCCAGGACTGGCCACCTGA